A portion of the Segatella copri DSM 18205 genome contains these proteins:
- a CDS encoding glucosamine-6-phosphate deaminase codes for MRLNLSSQIVLNKVPVEFYKPKTTVEYSEISRMEKIHTDIFASMAEGASHVADKIEAGIKAAQQEGKFYVMALGSGSSLYSVYDELVRRYNEKILSFRNVVVFNAYEYYPLQKDSSLRTINQLKDRFLNHVDVAEQNIFTLDGFVAQDAVQDSCRLYEQRIKTFGGLDVALIGIGRSGNIAANEPGSGIQSMTRIILIGNTSREEMENSEQTKETIPPCSLTMGIATLLSAKSIYLTAWGEEKAEIMQKVVENSITDTLPASFLQTHPNAHVVIDLGAAHHLTRIEHPWLVTSCQWSDKLVRSALVWLCQKLGKPILKLTNKDYNENGLSELLALYGSAYNANIKIFNDLQHTITGWPGGKPNADDTYRPERATPFPKKVIVFSPHPDDDVISMGGTIRRLVQQNHDVHVAYETSGNIAVGDEEVTRFMHFINGFNQLFADSKDSIISNKYKEIKTFFAKKKESDFDTRDILTIKGLIRRGEARIACTYNEIPLDHVHFLDLPFYESGKIEKLPMTEKDVEIVRALLQKVQPHQIYVAGDLADPHGTHKKCTDAVLAAIDEEKKAGAEWLKDCRIWMYRGAWAEWEIENIEMCVPLSPEELRAKRNSILKHQSQMESAPFLGNDERLFWQRAEDRNRATASLYDQLGLACYEAMEAFVEYKPL; via the coding sequence ATGAGACTCAATCTTAGTTCACAAATCGTACTCAATAAAGTACCTGTAGAGTTCTACAAGCCAAAGACGACTGTAGAATACTCTGAAATCTCCAGAATGGAGAAGATTCATACAGACATCTTTGCCTCTATGGCAGAAGGTGCCAGTCATGTAGCTGATAAAATAGAAGCTGGCATCAAGGCGGCACAGCAGGAAGGCAAATTCTATGTGATGGCGCTGGGTTCCGGTTCTTCTCTCTATTCTGTATACGATGAACTCGTTCGCCGTTACAACGAGAAGATCCTGAGCTTCCGCAATGTTGTTGTATTCAATGCATACGAATATTATCCGCTCCAGAAGGACAGCTCTCTCCGTACCATCAACCAGTTGAAGGATCGTTTCCTCAATCATGTGGATGTGGCTGAGCAGAACATCTTTACACTGGATGGTTTTGTGGCACAGGATGCCGTACAGGACAGTTGCCGTCTTTATGAGCAGCGTATCAAGACCTTTGGCGGTCTCGATGTAGCCCTCATAGGTATAGGCCGTTCGGGTAATATTGCAGCCAACGAGCCAGGTTCGGGCATCCAGTCGATGACCCGTATCATCCTCATCGGCAATACCTCTCGCGAAGAGATGGAGAACAGTGAGCAGACCAAGGAAACCATTCCTCCGTGTTCGCTCACCATGGGTATCGCTACCTTACTCTCAGCCAAGAGCATCTATCTGACAGCCTGGGGCGAAGAGAAGGCAGAGATTATGCAGAAGGTGGTGGAGAACTCTATCACAGATACCCTGCCGGCATCATTCCTTCAGACTCATCCGAATGCTCATGTTGTCATCGACCTGGGTGCAGCTCACCATCTGACGCGTATCGAGCATCCATGGCTCGTAACTTCATGCCAGTGGAGTGATAAACTGGTGCGTTCGGCACTGGTATGGCTCTGCCAGAAACTCGGTAAGCCTATCCTGAAGTTGACCAATAAGGATTATAATGAGAACGGACTGAGCGAACTTCTGGCACTCTATGGTTCTGCCTATAATGCCAATATCAAGATTTTCAATGATTTGCAGCATACCATTACCGGATGGCCAGGTGGTAAGCCGAATGCCGATGATACCTATCGCCCGGAGCGTGCAACACCATTCCCTAAGAAGGTTATCGTATTCTCTCCACACCCAGACGATGATGTTATCTCTATGGGAGGAACCATCCGTCGACTGGTACAGCAGAACCACGATGTGCATGTAGCTTACGAAACATCAGGAAACATTGCTGTGGGTGATGAGGAAGTAACAAGATTCATGCACTTTATCAATGGTTTCAACCAGCTTTTTGCAGACTCAAAAGACAGCATCATCTCTAATAAATATAAGGAAATCAAGACCTTCTTTGCCAAGAAGAAGGAGAGTGACTTCGATACGAGAGATATCCTGACCATCAAGGGACTGATCCGCCGTGGTGAGGCTCGTATCGCTTGTACTTATAATGAAATTCCGCTTGATCATGTCCACTTCCTCGACCTGCCATTCTATGAGAGCGGCAAGATAGAAAAGTTGCCAATGACCGAGAAGGATGTGGAGATAGTGAGAGCTCTGTTGCAGAAGGTGCAGCCACATCAGATTTATGTTGCCGGCGACCTTGCTGACCCTCACGGAACCCACAAGAAGTGTACTGATGCCGTTCTGGCAGCTATCGACGAAGAGAAGAAAGCGGGTGCAGAATGGTTGAAGGACTGTCGCATATGGATGTATCGTGGTGCCTGGGCAGAATGGGAGATTGAGAATATCGAAATGTGTGTTCCTTTGAGCCCTGAGGAGTTGCGGGCAAAGCGTAACTCTATCCTCAAGCATCAGTCGCAGATGGAGAGTGCTCCTTTCTTGGGTAATGACGAGCGCCTGTTCTGGCAGAGAGCCGAGGACCGTAACCGTGCTACAGCATCGCTCTACGACCAGTTGGGTCTGGCATGCTATGAGGCCATGGAGGCTTTCGTGGAGTACAAGCCATTGTAA
- a CDS encoding P-II family nitrogen regulator, giving the protein MKKIEAIIRKTKFEDVKEALLAADIEWFSYYDVRGEGKMRQARIYRGVMYDTSSIERVLLNVVVRDKNVEKTINAIQEAARTGEIGDGRIFVIPVEDTVRIRTGERGDIALYNAEQEK; this is encoded by the coding sequence ATGAAAAAGATTGAAGCAATCATCCGTAAGACTAAGTTTGAGGATGTAAAAGAAGCTTTGCTTGCCGCCGACATCGAGTGGTTCTCTTACTACGATGTAAGAGGAGAGGGCAAGATGAGACAGGCTCGAATCTATCGTGGTGTTATGTATGATACCAGTAGTATCGAGCGAGTGTTGCTGAATGTTGTCGTGCGCGACAAGAACGTAGAGAAAACGATTAATGCCATCCAGGAGGCTGCCCGTACAGGCGAGATTGGTGATGGTCGAATCTTTGTAATTCCTGTAGAGGATACCGTAAGAATCCGTACAGGTGAAAGAGGCGATATCGCTCTCTATAATGCTGAGCAGGAGAAATAA
- a CDS encoding IS1380-like element IS942 family transposase translates to MAKVQIKSEKLTPFGGIFSIMEQFDALLAQTIDSTLGLRCTMFGYQYSEILRSLMCVYLCGGSCIEDVTTHLMKHLSLHPTLRTCSADTILRAIEELTCKNITYKSASGNSYDFNTADKMNCLLIKALLATGQLKSGQEYDFDFDHQFIETEKHDAKPTYKKFLGYSPGVAVINDMIVGIENRDGNTNVRFNQRETLERIFKRLEASEVYISRARMDCGSCSEEIVDMVEAHCRHFYIRANRCSSFYDSMFALTGWKTVEINGIEFELNSILVEKWKGKPYRLVIQRQRRIEGDLDIWEGEYTYRCILTNDYKSSARDIVEFYNLRGGKERIFDDMNNGFGWNRLPKSFMAQNTVFLLMTALIRNFYKAIMQRLKTHEFGLRATSRIKTFVFKFISVPAKWIKTSRRHVLNIYSDNYAYANLFKTDFG, encoded by the coding sequence ATGGCAAAAGTACAAATAAAATCTGAGAAACTCACTCCTTTTGGAGGAATTTTTTCTATTATGGAGCAATTTGATGCTCTTTTAGCTCAAACCATAGATTCCACCTTGGGATTGAGATGCACTATGTTTGGTTATCAATATAGCGAAATTCTACGCTCTCTGATGTGCGTATATCTTTGTGGCGGCTCATGTATTGAGGATGTTACAACTCACTTGATGAAACATTTGTCTCTTCATCCAACTCTTCGCACTTGCAGCGCAGACACCATATTGCGTGCTATCGAAGAACTGACTTGTAAGAACATCACCTATAAATCTGCTTCTGGCAACTCCTATGATTTCAATACTGCAGACAAGATGAACTGCTTATTGATCAAAGCCCTGCTTGCTACTGGTCAATTGAAATCCGGTCAAGAGTATGATTTTGACTTTGACCATCAGTTCATTGAAACAGAGAAGCATGATGCAAAACCAACCTACAAGAAGTTCCTGGGCTATAGTCCAGGTGTGGCAGTCATTAACGACATGATTGTCGGTATTGAAAATAGAGACGGCAACACAAACGTGCGCTTCAACCAAAGAGAGACTTTGGAAAGAATCTTCAAGCGACTGGAGGCATCAGAAGTATATATATCCCGTGCCCGCATGGATTGCGGCTCATGCTCGGAGGAAATCGTAGATATGGTAGAGGCCCATTGCAGGCATTTTTATATTCGTGCCAACAGATGCTCTTCCTTCTACGATTCCATGTTTGCCTTGACTGGATGGAAAACTGTTGAAATCAACGGTATTGAATTTGAGCTGAATTCCATCCTTGTTGAGAAATGGAAAGGAAAACCGTATCGTCTTGTCATACAGAGACAAAGGCGAATAGAGGGAGACCTTGACATTTGGGAAGGCGAATATACCTACAGATGTATACTGACTAACGATTACAAGTCGAGTGCAAGAGACATTGTGGAATTCTACAATCTTCGTGGTGGCAAGGAACGCATCTTCGATGACATGAACAATGGCTTTGGCTGGAATCGGTTGCCAAAATCGTTCATGGCACAGAATACAGTATTCCTGCTTATGACAGCTCTCATCAGAAACTTCTACAAAGCTATTATGCAGAGATTGAAAACCCATGAATTTGGATTGCGTGCCACCAGCAGAATCAAGACCTTTGTGTTCAAGTTCATCTCTGTTCCTGCAAAATGGATTAAGACGTCACGTAGGCATGTATTGAACATTTATTCAGACAACTATGCTTATGCCAACCTGTTCAAGACAGACTTTGGTTAA
- a CDS encoding HAD family hydrolase: MMQYKNVIFDLGNVLVKLNPEGCIGAFKAIGMGELANPNPLSEGMKLMSKLGVGMITTEAFCDAARELTGADVTNEEIIDAANKMLVEIPDEKKKRLLQLKKAGYRLFLLSNTIDIHWDYCVEHLFPYQNYGVEDYFDYCFLSQRMHLAKPDARIYEEVIRQANIHPDETLFIDDLKENCEAAEKLGIHTSQNVKLDDWLSLRF, encoded by the coding sequence ATGATGCAATACAAGAATGTCATATTCGATTTAGGTAATGTCCTGGTAAAGCTCAATCCGGAAGGATGCATCGGGGCTTTCAAGGCGATAGGAATGGGGGAACTGGCGAATCCGAATCCCCTGAGTGAGGGGATGAAGCTGATGAGCAAACTGGGTGTGGGAATGATTACCACCGAAGCATTCTGCGATGCAGCCCGTGAGTTGACAGGAGCTGATGTGACGAATGAAGAGATCATCGATGCTGCCAACAAGATGCTGGTGGAGATTCCTGATGAGAAAAAGAAGCGACTCCTGCAGTTGAAGAAGGCTGGTTATCGCCTCTTCCTCTTGAGCAATACCATTGATATACATTGGGATTATTGCGTGGAGCATCTCTTCCCTTATCAGAACTATGGGGTAGAGGATTATTTCGATTACTGTTTCCTCTCTCAGCGAATGCATCTGGCTAAGCCTGATGCCCGTATCTATGAAGAGGTAATCAGACAGGCGAACATCCATCCCGATGAAACTCTCTTCATCGATGATCTGAAGGAAAACTGTGAGGCTGCCGAGAAGTTGGGCATCCATACCTCCCAGAACGTGAAGCTCGATGATTGGCTTTCACTTCGATTCTGA
- a CDS encoding dicarboxylate/amino acid:cation symporter produces the protein MKRIKMPLLARIIIAILLGVIFGNFFNEAAVRAFLTFNGIFSQFLGFMIPLIIIGLVTPAIADIGHGAGKLLLTTVGIAFADTILAGLLAYGTGSALFPHMIANSAHVAVDKAEELKPFFEIKIPAMVDVMSALVFSFIAGLGIAHKGSRTMQNVFQEFKEIVSGVIAKVIIPLLPLYIFGIFLGMTFSGEAYHILLVFAQIILVILVLHIVILLYEYLLAGSLSHKNPFKLLLNMLPAYFTALGTSSSAATIPVTLKQTLKNGVTDGIAGFTIPLCATIHLSGSMMKITCCALTICLINGMPCNLPLFLNFIFVLAICMVAAPGVPGGAVMAALGPLASVLGFNADMQALMIALYIAMDSFGTACNVTGDGAIAIVVDKIFRKDK, from the coding sequence ATGAAAAGAATTAAAATGCCACTATTGGCAAGAATCATCATTGCCATCCTGTTGGGTGTAATCTTCGGCAATTTCTTCAATGAAGCGGCCGTCAGAGCGTTTCTCACCTTCAACGGCATCTTCAGCCAGTTTCTGGGCTTTATGATACCGCTCATCATCATCGGTCTCGTTACGCCAGCCATTGCCGACATCGGTCACGGAGCCGGAAAACTCCTCCTTACCACTGTGGGCATCGCCTTTGCCGACACCATCCTGGCGGGTCTGCTTGCCTATGGTACAGGTTCGGCACTCTTCCCACACATGATTGCCAATTCTGCCCATGTGGCAGTAGATAAGGCTGAAGAACTCAAACCCTTCTTCGAAATCAAGATACCTGCCATGGTAGATGTGATGAGCGCCCTCGTTTTCTCGTTCATTGCCGGACTGGGCATTGCCCACAAAGGCAGCCGCACCATGCAGAACGTTTTTCAGGAATTCAAGGAAATCGTATCAGGTGTCATCGCCAAAGTCATCATTCCCCTACTGCCCCTTTATATCTTCGGCATCTTCCTGGGCATGACTTTCTCCGGCGAAGCCTACCACATTCTGCTGGTCTTTGCACAGATTATCCTCGTCATTCTTGTACTCCATATCGTCATCTTACTTTACGAATATCTGTTGGCTGGCAGCTTGTCCCATAAGAATCCTTTTAAGCTGTTGCTCAACATGTTGCCAGCCTACTTCACGGCACTTGGCACATCATCATCGGCAGCCACCATTCCGGTAACTCTGAAGCAGACCTTGAAAAACGGCGTCACCGATGGCATTGCCGGATTCACCATTCCGCTCTGTGCCACCATCCATCTCTCGGGATCAATGATGAAGATTACCTGTTGTGCGCTCACCATCTGTCTCATCAATGGTATGCCGTGCAATCTTCCTCTCTTTCTCAACTTCATCTTCGTGCTCGCCATCTGCATGGTAGCAGCTCCAGGAGTTCCGGGAGGAGCCGTCATGGCAGCGCTAGGTCCGCTAGCCTCAGTTTTAGGTTTCAATGCTGATATGCAAGCACTTATGATAGCCCTCTATATTGCGATGGACAGTTTCGGTACCGCCTGCAATGTAACGGGCGATGGCGCCATTGCTATAGTCGTGGATAAGATATTCAGAAAGGATAAATAA
- a CDS encoding DUF418 domain-containing protein, producing MNFYKTLGLKNSRIDVADALRGLAVAGIILYHSVEHFNMYDGSIEHAYTLGCDDWMADVLALLLSGKMYGIFALLFGLSFFIMNDNQQQRGNCFSGRFAWRMFLLAMLGIVNTAFFDGDILFSYAIYGLVLIPLSYLPTKWLWWVVAFLFIQPVEIYSLISGWQVDASALSEVYGNMYHGHQHGTFLENAYSNLRYGQVATYYWCLMKGRHTQTICLFILGMLVGRKRWFYNENNNLALWKKVLAFSILVLIVGDIADVRHMETWNNWLYPIYNFFILSFVVSGFVLLWYGKEWFRKGLSFLRQFGKMSLTNYFLQSIIGCGLFAYYGFNLQTKLGITYAFFVGIAMVVVQCLFSNLWLKYHSHGPFEGIWKKLTWIKF from the coding sequence ATGAATTTTTACAAGACATTAGGACTGAAAAACAGTCGTATCGACGTGGCTGATGCCTTGCGAGGATTGGCAGTGGCAGGTATTATTCTCTATCATTCCGTGGAGCATTTCAATATGTACGATGGAAGCATAGAGCATGCTTATACGCTGGGGTGTGATGATTGGATGGCAGATGTGCTGGCATTGCTGCTGTCGGGAAAGATGTATGGCATTTTTGCCCTGCTCTTCGGATTGAGCTTCTTTATTATGAATGATAACCAGCAGCAGCGGGGAAATTGCTTTTCTGGAAGATTCGCCTGGCGAATGTTCCTCCTGGCAATGCTCGGTATCGTGAACACCGCCTTTTTTGATGGCGATATCCTCTTCTCCTATGCCATCTATGGACTGGTTCTCATCCCATTGAGTTATCTTCCTACCAAATGGCTCTGGTGGGTGGTTGCCTTCCTCTTTATCCAACCGGTAGAAATCTACTCCCTCATTTCGGGATGGCAGGTGGATGCATCGGCATTGAGTGAGGTGTATGGAAATATGTATCATGGTCATCAGCACGGCACCTTCCTGGAGAATGCCTACAGTAACCTGCGATACGGACAGGTGGCTACCTATTACTGGTGCCTGATGAAGGGAAGACATACGCAGACTATCTGCCTCTTCATACTCGGAATGCTGGTGGGGAGAAAGCGTTGGTTCTACAATGAGAACAACAACCTGGCTTTGTGGAAGAAGGTGCTAGCGTTTTCCATCCTGGTATTGATTGTGGGTGACATCGCTGATGTGCGCCACATGGAAACATGGAACAATTGGCTTTATCCTATCTACAACTTCTTCATCCTCTCGTTTGTAGTATCAGGATTCGTTTTGTTGTGGTACGGAAAGGAATGGTTCAGAAAGGGATTGTCGTTCCTGCGCCAGTTTGGCAAGATGAGTCTGACCAACTATTTCCTCCAGTCTATCATCGGTTGCGGACTGTTTGCCTATTATGGTTTCAATCTCCAGACAAAGCTTGGTATCACCTACGCCTTTTTTGTGGGTATTGCCATGGTGGTAGTACAATGCCTCTTCTCCAACCTTTGGCTCAAGTATCACTCCCATGGTCCTTTCGAGGGAATATGGAAGAAACTGACCTGGATTAAATTCTAA